In a genomic window of Carassius carassius chromosome 43, fCarCar2.1, whole genome shotgun sequence:
- the LOC132124737 gene encoding histone H2B → MPEPAKSAPKKGSKKAVTKTAAKGGKKRRKSRKESYAIYVYKVLKQVHPDTGISSKAMGIMNSFVNDIFERIAGESSRLAHYNKRSTITSREIQTAVRLLLPGELAKHAVSEGTKAVTKYTSSK, encoded by the coding sequence ATGCCTGAACCAGCGAAGTCTGCTCCCAAGAAGGGCTCCAAGAAGGCCGTCACTAAGACCGCCGCTAAAGGAGGAAAGAAGCGCAGAAAGTCCAGGAAGGAGAGCTACGCTATCTACGTGTACAAAGTGCTGAAGCAGGTTCATCCTGACACCGGGATCTCTTCGAAGGCGATGGGGATCATGAACTCTTTCGTCAACGACATCTTCGAGCGCATCGCCGGTGAGTCGTCTCGTCTCGCTCACTACAACAAGCGCTCCACCATCACCTCGAGAGAGATCCAGACCGCCGTGCGTCTGCTGCTGCCCGGAGAGCTGGCCAAACACGCCGTGTCTGAGGGCACCAAGGCCGTCACCAAGTACACCAGCTCCAAGTAG
- the LOC132125340 gene encoding histone H4, with product MSGRGKGGKGLGKGGAKRHRKVLRDNIQGITKPAIRRLARRGGVKRISGLIYEETRGVLKVFLENVIRDAVTYTEHAKRKTVTAMDVVYALKRQGRTLYGFGG from the coding sequence ATGTCTGGAAGAGGTAAAGGAGGTAAAGGGCTCGGGAAAGGAGGCGCTAAGCGTCACCGTAAAGTTCTTCGGGATAACATCCAGGGCATCACCAAACCCGCCATCCGTCGTCTCGCTCGCCGCGGCGGGGTCAAGCGTATCTCCGGTCTGATCTACGAGGAGACCCGCGGTGTGCTGAAGGTGTTCCTGGAGAACGTGATCCGCGATGCCGTGACTTACACCGAGCACGCCAAGAGAAAGACCGTCACCGCCATGGACGTCGTGTACGCGCTGAAGCGACAGGGACGCACTCTGTACGGCTTCGGAGGATAA
- the LOC132125336 gene encoding histone H2B yields the protein MPEPAKSAPKKGSKKAVTKTAAKGGKKRRKSRKESYAIYVYKVLKQVHPDTGISSKAMGIMNSFVNDIFERIAGESSRLAHYNKRSTITSREIQTAVRLLLPGELAKHAVSEGTKAVTKYTSSK from the coding sequence ATGCCTGAACCAGCGAAGTCTGCTCCCAAGAAGGGCTCCAAGAAGGCCGTCACTAAGACCGCCGCTAAAGGAGGAAAGAAGCGCAGAAAGTCCAGGAAGGAGAGCTACGCTATCTACGTGTACAAAGTGTTGAAGCAGGTTCATCCTGACACCGGCATCTCTTCGAAGGCGATGGGGATCATGAACTCTTTCGTCAACGACATCTTTGAGCGCATCGCCGGTGAGTCGTCTCGTCTCGCTCACTACAACAAGCGCTCCACCATCACCTCGAGAGAAATCCAGACCGCCGTGCGTCTGCTGCTGCCCGGAGAGCTGGCCAAACACGCCGTGTCTGAGGGCACCAAGGCCGTCACCAAGTACACCAGCTCCAAGTAG
- the LOC132125332 gene encoding histone H2A-like — protein sequence MSGRGKTGGKARAKAKTRSSRAGLQFPVGRVHRLLRKGNYGERVGAGAPVYLAAVLEYLTAEILELAGNAARDNKKTRIIPRHLQLAVRNDEELNKLLGGVTIAQGGVLPNIQAVLLPKKTEKPAKTK from the coding sequence ATGAGTGGCAGAGGTAAAACTGGAGGTAAGGCCAGAGCTAAGGCTAAGACTCGTTCCTCCAGAGCAGGACTTCAGTTCCCCGTCGGTCGTGTTCATAGGCTTCTCCGCAAAGGAAACTACGGCGAGCGCGTCGGTGCCGGTGCTCCGGTGTATCTGGCCGCTGTGCTCGAGTATCTGACGGCTGAGATCCTGGAGCTGGCTGGAAACGCAGCTCGGGACAACAAGAAGACCCGTATCATCCCCCGTCACCTGCAACTGGCGGTGCGCAACGACGAGGAGCTCAACAAACTCCTGGGCGGAGTCACCATCGCTCAGGGCGGCGTGCTGCCCAACATCCAGGCCGTGCTGCTGCCCAAGAAGACCGAGAAACCCGCCAAAACCAAGTGA
- the LOC132125345 gene encoding histone H3-like: protein MSGRGKGGKGLGKGGAKRHRKVLRDNIQGITKPAIRRLARRGGVKRISGLIYEETRGVLKVFLENVIRDAVTYTEHAKRKTVTAMDVVYALKRQGRTLHHRSGRREMARTKQTARKSTGGKAPRKQLATKAARKSAPATGGVKKPHRYRPGTVALREIRRYQKSTELLIRKLPFQRLVREIAQDFKTDLRFQSSAVMALQEASEAYLVGLFEDTNLCAIHAKRVTIMPKDIQLARRIRGERA from the exons ATGTCTGGACGAGGTAAAGGCGGTAAAGGGCTCGGGAAAGGAGGCGCTAAGCGTCACCGTAAAGTTCTTCGGGATAACATCCAGGGCATCACCAAACCCGCCATCCGTCGTCTCGCTCGCCGCGGCGGGGTCAAGCGTATCTCCGGTCTGATCTACGAGGAGACCCGCGGTGTGCTGAAGGTGTTCCTGGAGAACGTGATCCGCGATGCCGTGACTTACACCGAGCACGCCAAGAGAAAGACCGTCACCGCCATGGACGTCGTGTACGCGCTGAAGCGACAGGGACGCACTCT TCACCATCGCTCAGGGCGGCGT GAAATGGCAAGAACCAAGCAGACGGCTCGTAAATCCACCGGAGGCAAAGCCCCGAGGAAGCAGCTCGCCACCAAAGCCGCCCGTAAGAGCGCTCCAGCCACCGGCGGCGTCAAGAAGCCTCACCGCTACAGGCCCGGCACCGTGGCTCTGCGAGAGATCCGTCGCTACCAGAAGTCCACCGAGCTGCTGATCCGCAAGCTGCCCTTCCAGCGTCTGGTGCGAGAGATCGCTCAGGACTTCAAGACGGACCTGCGCTTCCAGAGCTCCGCCGTCATGGCCCTGCAGGAGGCCAGCGAGGCTTATCTGGTCGGTCTGTTCGAGGACACCAATCTGTGCGCCATCCACGCCAAGAGAGTCACCATCATGCCCAAAGACATCCAGCTGGCCCGCCGCATCCGCGGAGAGCGCGCTTAA
- the LOC132125333 gene encoding histone H2A-like yields the protein MSGRGKTGGKARAKAKTRSSRAGLQFPVGRVHRLLRKGNYGERVGAGAPVYLAAVLEYLTAEILELAGNAARDNKKTRIIPRHLQLAVRNDEELNKLLGGVTIAQGGVLPNIQAVLLPKKTEKPAKTK from the coding sequence ATGAGTGGCAGAGGTAAAACTGGAGGTAAGGCCAGAGCTAAGGCTAAGACTCGCTCCTCCAGAGCAGGACTGCAGTTCCCCGTCGGTCGTGTTCACAGGCTTCTCCGCAAAGGAAACTACGGCGAGCGCGTCGGTGCCGGTGCTCCGGTGTATCTGGCCGCTGTTCTCGAGTATCTGACGGCTGAGATCCTGGAGCTGGCTGGAAACGCAGCTCGGGACAACAAGAAGACCCGTATCATCCCCCGTCACCTGCAACTGGCGGTGCGCAACGACGAGGAGCTCAACAAACTCCTGGGCGGAGTGACCATCGCTCAGGGCGGCGTGCTGCCCAACATCCAGGCCGTGCTGCTGCCTAAGAAGACCGAGAAACCCGCCAAAACCAAGTGA